ACATCCCGGTTGCCCACATCAGAAGGATTGAGCGGGAAATGGGTCACAAAGAAGAGTGGTTGAGTCTTGTCCGTCTTTTCCAACTGGCTCTTTATCCAACGCATCTCTCCATCGCTGACCCATCCCGTATTGACGCCATTGCCCTGTCCCGTATTAAAACCGATAAAACGGACATGCTGAAAGGTAAACGCAAAATGATGATAGCCGAATACAGAATCAAAGGTAGTTGTATCCGTGCGGCAATAGCGTGTGTCATGATTTCCCGGAACAACATAATAAGGTACATCCAACTGATCGAAAAGCTTTTTAGCCGTAAGTAATGTAGGACGATCTCCTTTATCGGCAATGTCACCCGCCACAAGGACAAAGGATAGATCTTTCTCCGTATTGATATCTTTCACCGCCTCCCGGAGT
The sequence above is drawn from the Microbacter margulisiae genome and encodes:
- a CDS encoding metallophosphoesterase family protein, whose product is MKRFSFFILLLVIVYPLATFAQEASHAFRFALITDMHLKQNDPKNTETLREAVKDINTEKDLSFVLVAGDIADKGDRPTLLTAKKLFDQLDVPYYVVPGNHDTRYCRTDTTTFDSVFGYHHFAFTFQHVRFIGFNTGQGNGVNTGWVSDGEMRWIKSQLEKTDKTQPLFFVTHFPLNPSDVGNRDVFLRMVKPYNVEAILGGHYHRNVFFSEDGIPDVLTRTLQSNAVLPAGYSRIEIDHAIRFYEKKVNDNLPFLWLTLPFHAVFVQPVN